The Macrobrachium nipponense isolate FS-2020 chromosome 16, ASM1510439v2, whole genome shotgun sequence DNA window TAAGCATTCACAGATTTTTGCTATTCGCAGGGGTGTGGCacccatcccccacaaatacaggGCGTCTACTGTATGCCATTGCAAGTGGGCAGAGCCACAGTGATGAGACCTTTTCCCCATATATAAGTAAACTAATCTTGTTCATACaagaacaaaccctcggtcttaacaataggataaattttagcgcctagctggatccggtaaaaagtagatgaaagcaaggaatcttgtggtatctggcaacgcatgcatagatcgggtgatgagtggtcaaacgccgaacatCTACACCAGTCTTTCTTTACCGCCTTGGGACGAGAGTTAGGtattttcctctcttggcctttttccTGGTTTTTGcccttttcgttcctttagtgtgtttttgtgtgttttttcctAATATTATGGCTTTTGCTCCTTCTCGACGTCAGCGTTGGTGCCCTGGAATTCCTGGATTCCTGTGTTCTTGTTTCTTGGCTTTGTCAGCGACAGACCCTCACATCACTTGCAGTAAGTGTTGTTccaatttttgtacgattacgaatccttgtacggaatgccgggcatggcctttggagcagtggaggaagttttatggtaagagggaacgtcggagagtctccactcttccttttTGGGAGGGCTTTactcctattcccgatgtttcatcttccgcagtagtcaacccccatagtagcgttgcccctgcttctccttccttttcttccattgattcgtcaatggaagtatcgggaggtcgccagagtattatttgtaatgtagccccctcttcttcgggagtttttttggttcccgagaagggtgaggttttttcatcattctcttctctttcaGAGTCGGATGCGTCCAAAATGGCagtgatttggaagacgcttgggctagggggtacccccgTCCTtggggggttgctagcgcattttgaggAGGCTTGCACCCTCCCTCCCcagtccagccaggccatcccccccctCCAGGCCTTGTCTCCACTGGAGGaagcagtcggccatcttgtattgctccgccggtgTCTGCGGCCCCGTTGTTGTCGTCATGgggcccatctttgtgtattcctctgccagtgacgtctctttccccctcgctcaGAGGGGAGGTCGTGACGTTaccaccacttgtgacgtcactctcatcgatgacgtaTCTTCCAGTCGCCTCCGAGCCGCCTCTCttagccgtgacgtcatctctgccacccatttcgaaacatctcccttccttgtcttcggagccttctctggcacatcagtccgagctcatatgccaggcggtgcttcagaggctggactctgttttagatgtgaagttggctgccttatcggttgggaggactggtagaaAGCGAGTTGCTTTGTCCTcgccttccgagaagagtgcaCATGAGAAAGCACGAGGTAAGACTGATGGATGGTTAGCAGAAAAGAGGGAGCAAGGAAGGCCCTCCTTCAGTTTTCCTCCCTCCAAGTTATTTAAGAGAAGGTATATTTCTTACCCTTTAGGGGAAGCGGCCTCTCTGGGAGTCTCTCTTCTCCCAGGGGGATTTCTCCACATTGATCGACTCTTTGGGTAGGTCTGCCTTTTCTTCAGCAAGGGTCATGTTTAGTGTGCCTGAGTTAGCCCACCTGTTGCAAaagaatggatgagcttgctggtaATGTTATCATCAATAGGATAGTTTGTTCTAGCAAGACTTCATATGAGACCGCTCCAGTTTTTCTCAAGGATAAGCTGGAATGGAAGCAAGTACTACCCAGAATTCATTCGTGTTCTAGGTTACTCCTGAAATAAAGAAGGACCTGCTCTGATGGAGCTGTGAAGAAAGGCTTTTGGAGGGCAAGTGACTCCTTCCTCTGAGGCCCAACTTAGACTTGTTGCAGCACTGCGGCAAGTCCCACATGGTCAGCCTTAATTGAAGTAAAGTATGAAGCTGTCATTTTTAATTTAGCTGGCTTAGTAATGCAAACTTTAGGAACAAATATACTAACAATTCTTGTATGGCTCAGAAACATCAAATCTAGCATGGACTTGACTGGTTATCAGTGCTCTTATATTGCTTATCATCAAAGCTCACACCTGAGTTGATGTGAGACAGTGAGTATTAAATTTGAAATACATATTACTGGTTATGGTAAAAAGGATGCATAATTATACTCTCCAGGTGACATCTACTCCACACCCAAAATAGCCAAGATGCAGACTAACTCTAGCAATTAGCTAGGGCATGGCTTTTACAACTACGTagtacatatgtactatatagtgCAGGAAAAAGGCAAAGGAATAAAGCATGATGGTTGCAAGGGTACTGATCTGTGAAATACAGAAGTTATTTAGGAATGCTGTATAAATATATGCCAGAGAAGGACTCAACTAAATTTAAGCTTTGGAAAAACTAAAAATTGTAGTCGTAAATGAGAATGGTAGATTGGATAACATCAGTGAAAATAGAGTTACTAGAGAAATAAGGGATATAGTACAGATTTAAGTTGACAACATTTTTAAGGGAATGTAATGAAAGCAAAGGTACAGGATCTTAGGGAAAAAGTATTTGCTTCAGGAGTATTTGTATAAACTCTTAAATGCTGCTGTCAGAAGGAAAGCATAACTGACTGGTATGAGATATAAgtgaaaaatgtatgaaaataagctTTATAATGGTTGTATAAAGAATGTAAGAAATAACAGTAACAAGAGTTGACTGAGGAGCACACCATGAATTGAGTGGATTGATAATGGTGACTGATGAAGAGTGGTGTGTAAGGGTATGTGGATTGTTTGGTATTTACAGGCTGATTGGACAACAGCCCAATACCCTTATGGTAATTTTAAATGTCCAGACAACAAAAAAACAAGGTGAATGGGAAAAAAGTGGGCCTTACCAATATAGAGGAAACAATATATGCACCcagtttttaaaataaagattgccacaaaaaatcaataaagcCAAATGAGGAAGAAACTTCAATAGCTTGGGAtagaggaaaataatttttcacaaAGTTAAGCTGGTGACTGCTGATCTGCACAAAGCAAATGTAGGATTTGATGGGCAGACCTGTTGATCATTACATTGCCACTTCAGGCAGAATAATACCTTTAGCTTATTAGAGCTATGGACTAACAACAATTCAAGACTACCTGTCGAATGAAAGGAAGAGTATATGTACTGTACTTTGTGAAGGGGATTGCAGAACCATTGATTAACACTATTTGTTTAATGAATGAGATATAAACAAGAGCACGAAATTTAGAAGCAACTAAGTTTAGTGTATCTGTTATTTAATTGGCAAattatttagtatattttataaaatttacaatgaaactGAAACTTCCGTGAGACTATAAGGATGATTGGTTTGGTAAAAAAGTAAGTCTTGGTAAaggattttaatataataatgctGCTTGACATTTTAGACCTATAGCTTAAATGTAAGTGCAAAATATTGACTGGTAACTTAACAGATCAGACCAAACTATCTTAATGGAGGAGTGATGTAGTGGTTTTatttgacaacattctcaaggGTCGCTaataatagagaaagagagagagagagaaaaggtgagagtggctggttgttgtcttgttaggttgtttgtgttcgttGGAGGCAATAGGAAGGGTCTGggtgttttgtgtatttgttaTATCGTGTTTTATATtgatttgttgttgttaagaaagTGTGGGGAAGGTTTGTGTCTCTGGTTttccgttttgagagagagagagagagtgtgttgaaTGTGTAGTTAATGAGTGGACTGCTTGTTTGTCAGGCGTTTTAGGTTCGTCTGCTGGTTCGGTCACCAGCCTTGAGTGAAGGAGTCTGACTGAGTCAATCAGCTATTGGAACGTGTGACAAGCAGTCAGTCGAGTCAGTATTTGAAGGCAGTTATTGGTGGTCAGTTGTCACtgtatgttttttattgttttgatattgAGTAATTGAGTTTCTTGTGCTTGTGTCCATCTGATGGTTGTTGAGCTGGTGAGCGTCTgttgtgtttgatgttttttgagttgttgagaaatcttggtgttgattggtgtttgtttgcaTTAGAATTGTGGTGTTTATTGAGCTGTGTGAGGTCTTGGTGTCataggtgtttgtttgtgtagtgatttTTCATGTTGTTTTGAGTTGTTATATGGTTTTGGTGCTTATTTGGTTTTTTGGTATATTGATATTCAGTGGTTGTTTGTGTCTCAACGActgtatccagtggacagcacagcatcTTGCCATGAATTTCTTGGTATATGGCGAGTACATGGATTTTGATAGTCTTGTTTGTTTTCCTCGCTGAATCAACCATCCTTTACTTAGATAGTAATGTAAAGgagaaagtgtggctgggggagtATTGTTAGCTGTACGATTAAAGTAAATGTGGGGAAATCTTGGTAGTTGACTTGCTTAGCTTTGATTCCACCACATGGCGCCCAAACAGGGACTGGTGGTGTGGCAGCCGTGGGACAGTTGTTACAGTGAGTTATGTATGATTGGTGAAGAAAATgagtatggaaggtttgactgaagtgGAGGGGCTGAAGGTAGAGTTGCGGTTGGCAAGGAAAGCGAAGGAAAGATTGGAAGCGAGTATAAGAGGCTTAGGATTGAGTGTGAGGAGCAAAAGAGGGAGTTAATAGAGTTGAGAGGAGTGATGGGTGTGCAgaagaaggaatgaaaaaggaaGTGAAAGGAGCCAAGCAGTGGATAATTGAGAAGGTGGATGAGAAATTTGAGTTGATGATGATAGCAGTGCAAGAGATGGTTAAGGGACTGATTGGAGAGGGAGCTGTTGGGGGTAGGCTTCCTGGGCCTTGTGATGGGCTATGAGTGATAAAGGAGGTAGAAGAGTGAGTGGATGACAGTacaagtgacgaaggtgatttggttgtcaTAAatgagggaaagaaggggaagacacaggataaggataagaaGGGgctgagaaaatgaaaaagactaAGTGGAAGAAGGTTGGTAAGGACAacggacaggatgagacaagGATTGATGACGTTTGAAAAAGGGCTGAGAGTAAGGGACAGGATGAAAGTGATTCCGATAGTGGTAGGTGGGAACAagtaagtaagaagaagaagggcaTGCCTAAGAGCATGGAtgtcagtatggaagtggattcattGTATTCAGAAGTTAAGAGGGGTCAGGATGGAAGCAGTGGAAGTGAGAGTGAGCGAGaaatacgaaaggctgtgtatatgagagaagtaccccgatgtgcacagtATGAGGAACATGGGAGTAGGGAGATTGGGGACTTTTTCAAGGAATACGAGAAATATTGTATGGTGAAGTATGGAGACGATAGGAGAGTTTGGGTTAGGGGGTTAGGAGAATTCTTGACAGGGTATAATATATGTTAAACATGTATGGGATAATGATGACTGTAGGAGATGTGTCATATGAGAATGTTAAGACTAAGATTATGGAGCAGGCTAGAAGGGCAAAGAgcagtgttagatataggaggaagaatgattttgaggaggccagaatgaatgttggtgggacattgtctatgtatgtatggcgGTTAgagacattagctaggaaaatgtTTGGGGACGAgggaataaatgagtgtaaggagttatgtagtgaggaagttgttagcaactgtgcctgagagtgtatcTGAGTTTATATATCtgaaatgaaggagaaaatgagatggacgaatgaGAGGTTGACGTGGAATGATATCTTAGAGATAGTTGAGGATTATGAATTTGataagtgtatgaaagagagcagaAGTGTCAGCATCAGGACCGAAGTAAATGAGGGTATACCTGAGTTtaggagctatagggaggcagttttagaagggctgaggcaaatggcagagcaaGCAGCTGATAGGAGCATTAGAGCAAGTAATGTATGTATGGTGAAACCTACGAGAGATAGGAGTGTGAGTGTCGGAAGGTTAGGGTCAGTTAGCTGTGAGCGGGTGCAGAAGTGTTATAGATATGGGAAAGCAGaacataagaaaaatgaatgtcaGTGGGCGTTAGGAGCTTGTTTCAGGTGTGGGAAGACAGAACATTTAGTTAGTGGGTGTCAGAGGGATAAGgaaattaaatgttacaggtgtgggcagacGGGACATGTAGCTAGTGGATGTCAGATTACCCGTGTGAACGTGGTTTGCTAcaactgtggaaagaatgggcattataCTAGGAtatgtaaagaacagcgtgcaaagtgtgctgaatgtggaatggaaggtcatgtagcaaGTGTGTGTAGGCGGAAGAGGccgagtcaggctgggaattcgggaaactaggtgttaaggggattcagttgggttgGTCCTCTAGTGAACAGGTAGTAACGTTGATGCTTGTGTGGGAAGGGTTGTTGCATGAAGAAGGGTTTGGGGATAGAGCCCATGAATGCATGAGTGTAAAAGTAAGGTACAAAGGGGTGTGTTTAGTTGCTTTGATTGATATTGGCTACAGtgtcaatgttctttttaagaatggatgtgataagTTGTGGAGTGAGTGTGAGGTTAGGAAGTGTAAATGGGAGGTATGAGGAATAGggaatttaggtatgcctgtggtaGGAATTTTGCGTGAAAGTATAGAAATCGagggggtagtgatggatgaaagaGGCTTGTGTATTAGAGGAAATGAATGATAAGTATATGTTGCTAGGGTATAGGttcttgaagaagtgtgggatggtgccACCCGAGGGCAATCATGAGTGAGTTACAGATGAAAGGGAATGTACGTGTTTGTTTGCGTTAgaattgtggtgtttgttgagCTGTGTGAAGTCTTGGTGTTGTAGGTATTTGTTTTTGTAGTGATTTGTCTTGTTGTtttgagttgttgtatggttttggtgcttgtttgGTTTTTTGGTGTATTGATGTTCAGCAGTTGTTTGTGTGTCAACGActgtatccagtggacagcacagcatcTTGCTCTGAATTTCTTGGTATATGGTGAGTACATGGATTTTGAGTTATGTTTGTTTTCCTCGCTGAACCAACCGCCCTGTACTCAAATAGTaacgtaaagaggaaagtgtggttGGGGGGAATATTGTTAGCTGGTACGATTAAAGTAAAGGTGGGGAAATCTTGGTACTTAACTTGCTTAGCTTTGATTTTGCACATCTTGAGGACTGTGAAGAGGGTACAAGAAAAACTTGTTAACCAAGTGATGCTGCTGTACCATAGCACTAGGTCCATAGTGAAAACAGAGACAGGTGAATCAAAGTGATATGAGATGAGTGCTGGTATTCAACAATGATCAGTTCATAAATCTTTATACAGATCTCATAATGATCTTAACCGAATCAGGAAGAAGATTAAAAGGATGGGAGTGAAATAGAGAGGAGAGGATAGGACGTCCATActgtttaagaaaattaaagttgTGGTGATTGGAAAAGGAGCAGAGGAAAAAGTACAGCTATGGAAGTGCTATGAGGATGTTGCAGGAATGGTGAAGTGGCATAGTACGTTCTCCTTTGTATCAAATGTAATGGATGGTGTCACAAGAGATGCTCAAGATTGTGATATACTGATGCAGTAATGGATTTTTATGCCTTAAATGTATGAGAAAAGCAGTGGAAATAAAAGGGAGGAGGATATAGGTGGCCGTGGGAGCAGCACGTCTCTCCTCTTAAATTGGAAATCTGATATTGAAACactggcgatgatgatgataagctgGACAGTCCCTTGAAAAAAATTCTGTACTGAGATAGAGCAGTCAGTACATATCATtttgtgtactgtaggcattactaaaagttgCTTGTAGTGTCCCTTTGGCCCTAGCTGCATCCATCTTTCAGCCTTTTACCTAACTCAGTTCCTGCTCCCTTTCTTTGGTCTTGCTATCAAACACTTCTAATTGTTACTGTTTAATGCAACTTTGGGCTTTACTCCCAGTTCCATCTTGAGATCTTTACActtcattttgttcattttttcgaTTTCTCTGTCTGGCTCTCAGCCATTCCAACTCCCTTTTTTCACTGTCTTTGAGGCTTAATAGCTGACATTCCCCGTAGGAGGGAGTAgtatcgtcagtgcacctcacggggtccactgtgggcattacttaagggtttttgcagcgtccctttggtccctagctgcaacccctttcattccttctactgtgcATCCATTCATGTCCTTctatcttgctctccaccctctcctatcaattgtttcagtgtgcaactgcgaggttttcgtccttttaccacttttcaaacctttctattctcagtttccgtttcaccCCTGAATAACCTCATGGGTCCCAATACtggtcctttggcctaaattccatattccattccattccatttcttaATAACTGACATTGCTCCAGTAGTACATGGCTTAATAGCCTAAATTTCTTGAATTAAATCAAGATCCCTTTAAATAACGTTAACGCATTTGTCAAGAGGTAGATCAAAAGATTTGTATCATAAGAGGCAGAATTTTAAATATACTGAGGCCTATTCCTTATGACAGCGACTTGCTGATTACTGTTCATGAAAGAAAACATGGAGGACTATGGAGTTATTGATTTTGCACAATtagtaaagaaataattaaagatGTGGTCCCAAGTTTCAATTGTTTGCTTGGGTAATGCAAAGGGCTGAATTTGTCAGATACTTGGAATCGTTGATGAAAATGTGACAGTAAAATTCTTGAATGATTTGCAGTGCTGGAAAATTTTACATCCCGGAAGTCCATGAGCATTTATGAGAGAAGTATGGAATTTTATAATTAACTTGATTTCCAAGTCAATTATAAGAAAGCTCTAGTGCTCTAGTACTATTTACCTGACAAGAGGGTAACCACATATTTCATGGTAACAGCTCAGTGGTATCACCAATTTCTGTCGTGGTGGTCAAAGTTAAAATCCACTCGGATCTGACATTCTTCCCTTGTGAATATTGTATTTTAGTTTCTGGAGTGCATAGACCTACCTACTGTGTCATCGGTAACCATTTCCTATggtgggatagtgccgtcagcgcacctcaattggtgcactgtagtcattaacAAAGGGTGTTTGCCGCGTCCCTTAGTTgttcataattattttatgttttaaccATTATCGCTGTTAAATTCTTCAATCTTAACTCTATTCCTTCTCAGTGTAACTGcgagttttctcccagttccacctttagttcTTTGCATTTCATTTGGATCACTTTTAGCTCTAATCAGTAACTACTTCCTTGATTACTCAAGTCCCATGTCGACCGAGGTGACTTGGGAGTTGAGAAAGCTTTCGGAGTATTTAACTCGGGGCATTTTATGCCTGTCCTTACCTCTGCTGCCCATAAGTGACCTCAAGTAAGCCTTTATTCCTGATGCTGCTTGTTCCTAAGCAGTGGCGTCATTTCAGATTGTTCGGGGGGGCGGGGCCGGTTTGGGGGGCAACTGTTTAGAACTTATTGTATGGGTTGGGTGGCGAGCAAAGCGAGCCCTATCAGGTGGGGATAGGGGGTGGGGACCGCCCTGTAAGCCCCGGCGAGAAATTAACGGATATATGTGCACATTTTGAAGTCATAGAAGAACTTTATTGTGTTCATTTGAGTGAATTTTAcggttgtcattattattattatcaaaggctAGGGGGCAAACCAAAATTTGTGGAGAGTGGGGTCATCAGCGTCTTGTTGGGGTCTTTGCCCCCAATATGACGCCCCCTGTAATCCTACGTGGTGAAATGAAAGTCTGCAAAATGAAAGGAATCAAGAGGACAAAATTTTGGTTGGCTAAATGCTAATGGTAATGCTGAGCAAAATATGCAAAGAGCATCATcgacttttttttgtctttgattttcccataaatatatatgtaataaataaaagtgcTGGCACATTATTGTAAAGTACTGTATTACGAGTATATTGTCAACTGTTAGTCCATCTTGCATAGTTATTTGGGTTTTAATGCTTCGCTTAATTATACTTAAATTTTCCATAGCCACAAAAGATGACGAATGGTAGGTACTAGAGTATGTTTTCCATCCTACCGATGCACTTCATGTTACAAAATGCTTCTTTCACCCTACTTCTGaaatatatgtcaatatattttGGACGCGGCATGCGCCCAACTGATGAACCATTTTCTTTTCAgatgcaacaatctcgtcaattGGAATACTTCACTTTCATAATTGCTCGAAATATTTTTGTACGAGATTACCGAGCAGTAAAATGATATCGGATAAAAGCTATGTAAGGAAACATACAGAGGGTGCGTAGCATGTGCAGCATATTGTTAATGTTGTCAGTAACTTTTCAGCTGGAAAATATCATAACAAAGAAACTACGCacggttaaagaaaaaaaatctgttcttTTGATCATCCATGTTCTTTATGGGTTGCCTAAGAGGCCCATGTTGGTAGAAAGACTACTTATTCTACAACGAGCCTTATTATTGTGAACTTTGTAGCAATTGGTGACCATTAGAGTACTTTGCACAAGTGACTAAAAAGAAATGCAGACATATTAATCATTTGGTAAAGTAACGATGCTCATGGAAAGAGAGAATCGATAGACGAAGTGCCGATTCATA harbors:
- the LOC135195301 gene encoding CCHC-type zinc finger nucleic acid binding protein-like, which gives rise to MKEKMRWTNERLTWNDILEIVEDYEFDKCMKESRSVSIRTEVNEGIPEFRSYREAVLEGLRQMAEQAADRSIRASNVCMVKPTRDRSVSVGRLGSVSCERVQKCYRYGKAEHKKNECQWALGACFRCGKTEHLVSGCQRDKEIKCYRCGQTGHVASGCQITRVNVVCYNCGKNGHYTRICKEQRAKCAECGMEGHVARAEEKVQLWKCYEDVAGMVKWHSTFSFVSNVMDGVTRDAQDCDILMQ